From the Lolium rigidum isolate FL_2022 chromosome 2, APGP_CSIRO_Lrig_0.1, whole genome shotgun sequence genome, one window contains:
- the LOC124687498 gene encoding homeobox-leucine zipper protein HOX24-like yields the protein MESDCQFYMFGAPPVDVDDGHGQFLLQQQQQLSGGGGGERKRRFTEEQVRSLESTFQSRRAKLEPREKAALARELGLQPRQVAIWFQNKRARWRSKQLEQDFAELREHYDDLRARVEALKQDKLTLAAQLEELKEKLNERQDQSASSDGGAVAEVDDDTRNNVCCLVESAATEADVSEDSAAGWYEHDDHLATYGGGLQEPFCATPELWETTWPVLEWNAVA from the exons ATGGAGAGCGACTGCCAGTTCTACATGTTCGGCGCCCCGCCGGTGGACGTCGACGATGGGCACGGCCAGTTCCtcctccagcagcagcagcagctgagcggcggcgggggcggggagAGGAAGCGGCGGTTCACGGAGGAGCAGGTGCGGTCGCTGGAGAGCACGTTCCAGTCGCGGCGGGCCAAGCTGGAGCCCCGGGAGAAGGCGGCGCTGGCGCGGGAGCTGGGGCTGCAGCCGCGGCAGGTGGCCATCTGGTTCCAGAACAAGCGCGCGCGGTGGCGGTCCAAGCAGCTCGAGCAGGACTTCGCCGAGCTGCGGGAACACTACGACGACCTCCGCGCCCGCGTCGAGGCGCTCAAGCAGGACAAGCTCACGCTCGCCGCGCAG CTGGAAgagctgaaggagaagctgaacGAGCGGCAAGACCAGAGCGCTAGCTccgacggcggcgccgtcgccgaggTGGACGACGACACGAGGAATAACGTTTGCTGCCTCGTGGAGAGCGCGGCGACGGAGGCGGACGTCTCAGAGGACTCGGCCGCGGGATGGTACGAGCACGACGACCACCTGGCGACATACGGGGGTGGACTTCAGGAGCCGTTCTGCGCCACGCCGGAGCTGTGGGAGACGACATGGCCGGTGCTGGAGTGGAACGCGGTAGCGTGA